A window from Triticum aestivum cultivar Chinese Spring chromosome 6D, IWGSC CS RefSeq v2.1, whole genome shotgun sequence encodes these proteins:
- the LOC123141377 gene encoding protein GLUTAMINE DUMPER 2 gives MRNAALDAQMNSGGASSSPMIPPPFWSTPTPYLFIGFAVVMSLIAVALAVLLCSRRREGGREDEEAVPAGMMSVRVLTPLDREVPKVVVVMAGDDMPSFLASATPLAFAEAAKVQRPYCQCGAKDVAAPV, from the coding sequence ATGAGGAATGCGGCACTTGACGCGCAGATGAACAGCGGCGGCGCCTCTTCGTCGCCCATGATCCCGCCGCCGTTCTGGTCGACGCCGACGCCGTACCTCTTCATCGGCTTCGCGGTGGTGATGAGCCTCATCGCGGTGGCGCTGGCCGTGCTCCTCTGCTCCCGCCGCAGGGAGGGAGGCCGCGAGGACGAGGAGGCGGTCCCGGCCGGGATGATGTCTGTGCGCGTGCTGACGCCGCTGGACAGGGAGGTGCCCAAGGTGGTGGTGGTAATGGCCGGCGACGACATGCCGTCCTTCCTCGCCAGCGCCACGCCGCTCGCCTTCGCCGAGGCGGCCAAGGTGCAGCGCCCGTACTGCCAGTGCGGCGCCAAGGACGTCGCCGCCCCCGTATAG